The window ATTGCCACAGCATTTAGCGACTTAGGATTTGATGTGGATATTGGACCTCTTTTCCAAACACCTGAAGAAACAGCACTACAAGCAGTAGAAAATGATGTACATGTTGTTGGGATTAGCTCGCTTGCTGCAGGACACAAAACACTACTTCCAAAGCTAGTAGAAGAGCTAAAGAAGTTAGGTAGAGAAGATATTTTAGTTGTAATTGGTGGCGTTATTCCTTATAAAGACTACGAGTTCCTTTATGGGAAAGGAGCCTGTGCTATTTTTGGACCAGGTACTGTCATTCCAGTAGCTGCTGAAAAAGTGTTAGAAGAAATCTTCGAACGTCTCGGATACGAGGAAGTGGAAGAAGAAAATGGCGAGTAAAAAACGAAAGCTCGTGAAAAAAGCAGACACTGATTTAAACAAGTTAAGAGACGAAATAGTGAATGGCAATCGCACGAGCCTAGCAAAAGCAATTACCCTTGTAGAAAGTAATGCAGAGCGGCACTTCCAACAAAGCCAGGAAGTGCTGCAAAAAGTAATGCCCCATACAGGTAATTCCATACGAATAGGCATTACTGGGGTACCAGGTGCAGGCAAAAGTACATTCATTGAGGCATTTGGCTTATTTTTAGTAGAGCAAGGAAAAAAAGTAGCAGTGTTAGCTGTTGATCCATCTAGCACGAAAAGTGGTGGGAGCATTCTCGGTGATAAAACGAGAATGGAGCAATTGGCTAGGCATCCGAGAGCATTCATTCGTCCTTCCCCATCGAGTGGTTCGTTAGGTGGAGTACATCGTAAAACACGCGAAAGTATTTTACTTTGTGAAGCGGCTGGCTTTGACGTTATTTTAGTTGAGACAGTAGGAGTAGGACAAAGTGAAGGGCTTGTACGAGATATGGTCGATTTTTTCTTGCTACTTGTTTTAACAGGTGCAGGGGATGAATTGCAAGGAATGAAAAAAGGAATTATGGAGTTAGTGGATACCATTGTCGTAAATAAAGCAGACGGTGAAAATGTAAAAAAGGCAAAGAAAACGGCCGAAGAATATAATCAAATTCTACATTTTCTTCAACCTGCCAC is drawn from Bacillus alkalisoli and contains these coding sequences:
- the meaB gene encoding methylmalonyl Co-A mutase-associated GTPase MeaB; amino-acid sequence: MASKKRKLVKKADTDLNKLRDEIVNGNRTSLAKAITLVESNAERHFQQSQEVLQKVMPHTGNSIRIGITGVPGAGKSTFIEAFGLFLVEQGKKVAVLAVDPSSTKSGGSILGDKTRMEQLARHPRAFIRPSPSSGSLGGVHRKTRESILLCEAAGFDVILVETVGVGQSEGLVRDMVDFFLLLVLTGAGDELQGMKKGIMELVDTIVVNKADGENVKKAKKTAEEYNQILHFLQPATPSWTPSALTCSSLYYEGMSDVWSQIQTFQQEMKQSGFFEQRRNEQKEKWLDASLKMHIERLFFQQAIVKNNLPLYREKIKKDELSVSKAVQELIELYQKT